The Synechococcales cyanobacterium T60_A2020_003 region TCTGCGATTCTAGGTCTTAAACCGGATGAGGGTGGCTATAACTCATCACAAACAAAAGGAGTCTGATCAGTGTTACCTGCCAAACTCCATCTACGAATTTAGGAACCTATTTCAGGTATCGTGCAGTGGCGTCGTTCTACACCGACTTACACTGCAATGCCACGATACTTAATGGTGTATCCCCGAAGATTACGGCTTTCGGGAACCTGTATGGAATGGTGAAGATGATTGTCAGCACCGCGATACTTACCCATGACATCCCCTTCTACCGCAGGTAGCGTCGCCGGGGTCGTATTGTACTGAATGCCTCGATAGTTAAACCTCATGCGCCCTCTCCTTAAGCATCAGAAGAATCCAATCGTTGGGTATCCACGACTTCAGCCATAGATCGTTGCAACATACCCCGGCGGCGATCGCCCTGGCGCTGCCGAGATTGCGCTAACCGAACACGGGCGTTGTCGTTGAGATTGCGAATCATGGTGAAATCTCCAATGTACTCGTCAGTAACGCTATCAATCCTGTCATGACTCTCGAAACAGAGACGAAAGTTTAGTCCGCAAGGGTTATCGAATCGTTCTGCTTCAAGACATTATCTTTAATCTAAATTCTGTATTGAAAGTTACAGAATTTAGGTTTTCTGGTAAATATCATAGCGTTCTGACACACAGAAAGCCTTAAGAGATCCCAAAGCCTGAGTTAAGATTCAGTGATGATTGGCGATCGCCTGCAACGATTCCAACTCCTGCGCCGCTTCATCTAATTTCCCTTGTGCCGTCAACGCCATTCCTCGCGCAAAGTGCCATACCCCAGTTGGATAGACCAAATCTGCATCAGGGGCTGGAGCCGATTTGAAGTGCGTCGCATCAAATACTGAGCGATCTACGCCTTGGAAAATTGCGAGGGATTCTTTGATGGCAACCGAGGAGTGCATCTGGTGGTTCTCGATCTGGTCGTAGGGGAGTGGCGCATCCCGTGGAGTTGCCGAGTGTACCGGGGCAAGGACACCCCCTCTCCCGCCCAACTCGGCCTCCGATGGGTCGCTGCTCTCCCCAAGGGGCTCAGACGGGCCTTCAAGATCCTCGTGTTAGCAGACACGGCTTTTGGCCGTGTGGAGTTTCTCCAAAGGATTCGACCCTTGAAGCTGCATGCGATTGCAGGAGTACGTTATGACCGGCAACTGGAGGATGGACGCCATCTGTTCAAACTGCATCAGCCGGGACAGCCGGTTCGTTTGGCGGGACTCAAGTTTCCCGTAACCATTGCTGGGTTCTACCTCAAACGCGACGGGGAATCAAAGCGCTCCCAACGCTATGTCCTGTCCACTCGACCGCTCAAAGCCTGCACGATTGTCGGGTGGGGGCGACACCGCTGGCAGATTGAGGGCTTCTTCAAAACAGCGAAGCATCGCTTTGGCCTGCATCGTTTCGGCCAGCAGACTCGACTTGAGATGTATCGCGGGTTGGTTTTGTCTTTGGTTGCGTTCCTCTTAGCGCATTGGGGGGATCTGGCAATGGATACATCTGCCCTTCCGGATTGGGCGGTTGCCGCCAAGGTCGTCTTTGAAGCCGTGCTGCCGGCAGTTGCGATTGCACTGGTGTTTCGACAACTCGAACGACAACAACCGTTACTGCAGCGACACGGTTATCAGGTTCAAATCGTTAGGTGCAAGATCTGAGTAGAGACATTACACCCTCTGCACAGAAGCAAGAAATTGATCGGGAAGACGTTGGCGAATGGCCGCACGCGATCGCTCGGCTGCCGTTAACGACGACGTGGCCGCCAAGGCGCGATC contains the following coding sequences:
- a CDS encoding DUF4278 domain-containing protein, whose translation is MRFNYRGIQYNTTPATLPAVEGDVMGKYRGADNHLHHSIQVPESRNLRGYTIKYRGIAV
- a CDS encoding transposase, translated to MVLDLVVGEWRIPWSCRVYRGKDTPSPAQLGLRWVAALPKGLRRAFKILVLADTAFGRVEFLQRIRPLKLHAIAGVRYDRQLEDGRHLFKLHQPGQPVRLAGLKFPVTIAGFYLKRDGESKRSQRYVLSTRPLKACTIVGWGRHRWQIEGFFKTAKHRFGLHRFGQQTRLEMYRGLVLSLVAFLLAHWGDLAMDTSALPDWAVAAKVVFEAVLPAVAIALVFRQLERQQPLLQRHGYQVQIVRCKI